The Triticum aestivum cultivar Chinese Spring chromosome 7B, IWGSC CS RefSeq v2.1, whole genome shotgun sequence genome window below encodes:
- the LOC123157612 gene encoding BTB/POZ domain-containing protein At1g04390 isoform X2 gives MRPAASKAAGKEKSRRKGAGAGAGEHLLTDRVLSLRARLHDALSLGLARSDGHGAKKWQSTDAGIQSHAIKAVTAFLGCLSTEMLRLPPIKESVSDILVLLEGVLQTKNISILIQAADVSSKLVSSIGNSIRQYPILEIVSPLSCQLSAHQLPTAISCARAMNCILNSLVTARGSTHAEILETLERTNAVASIVSALQSYTPDVHPLSYLTEMISLLRTILWIWPSSRYHVWSNGNLMGKLAHFCLATETMVVAKVLRLYAALALCGHGAVILLKNDVLMAKICELVGTSHPSSTRIEAFRLCHVLLRSSKGCSQLMTSRCQPIVEGIIDAMRAKDDKLLVTEGCRTALLVLRYAGNHHQCFWSNAIDKVLYSILTGRCLSSHQSDKVLCDDELFDMVSKNFMDIHPYVWDILGYLVVHCTEDHHPVRKGKGHSLHALISCACLLATDVMRKSSPMTLSKDVQEPALRAVLMMLLSPNGYIQYEANFKLSEGLPYLGDGYLNVLLSSLESNTTRSVATSFDSFKIMTNLMNLACLVLSRPYHNLLNKRNPVDVLSIIIKECLHNNIHITRSKVTSHLHFCFEGSSCCCYLGEEWEGENIVLFYGLVGLFNLLRSTTLVCVQCKRKLDVGILCHDCRDQYTEDFLIVLQCALSQSLSSGPKLYIAHILSLFGLCGSPSKLGGKMSSALDNNDLADLELLLSDGESINAHTAIISARCPKLLPSVKYLLGSDEKAKDEWGKSVYRVQMSDRVDSHALKKILEYTYTGFVMVGDDIVKPVRTLAKYCNLKSLAEMLQKEQPRWNSNYTRYDLTVALGPVEHSFSDIILEAQSNEEMKCDHGPCQLSTPHVHSHKIVLIMSCDYLRALFRSGMHERVPLGWQALDKLVQWFYSGELPKAALDCRWNNLSSDGQRSHLNAYAELSSLAEFWFLEGVKEESLEVVSSLLESSTSAAAVEFVAFAANLGQWEMVEAGVRSVAHLYPRLRDSGRLEHLDDELLNMVRTEYVRYSQHGGGQR, from the exons ATGCGCCCCGCGGCCTCGAAGGCGGCCGGGAAGGAGAAGAGCAGGAGgaagggcgccggcgccggcgccggagagCATCTCCTCACCGACCGCGTCCTCTCCCTCCGCGCCCGCCTGCACGACGCCCTCTCCCTCGGCCTCGCCAG GTCTGATGGCCACGGTGCAAAAAAATGGCAGTCTACTGATGCTGGAATTCAGTCTCACGCGATCAAAGCAGTGACTGCTTTTCTCGGTTGTTTGTCAACTGAAATGTTGCGGCTTCCTCCTATAAAG GAGTCAGTTTCGGATATTCTCGTACTCCTGGAAGGTGTTCTTCAGACAAAGAACATTTCAATTTTGATCCAAGCAGCAGATGTGAGCTCAAAGTTAGTTTCCAGCATAGGCAATTCGATTCGGCAATACCCAATTTTGGAGATTGTTTCGCCCCTCTCATGCCAGTTGTCGGCACACCAGTTACCTACAGCTATCTCATGTGCAAGGGCAATGAATTGCATATTGAATAGCCTAGTGACGGCGAGAGGTTCAACTCATGCAGAAATTTTGGAAACCTTGGAGAGAACCAATGCAGTTGCAAGTATTGTTTCAGCTCTGCAGAGTTACACTCCTGATGTCCATCCATTGAGTTATCTGACCGAGATGATATCACTACTAAGAACCATACTGTGGATTTGGCCTTCCTCAAGATACCATGTATGGAGTAATGGTAACCTGATGGGCAAGTTAGCACATTTCTGTCTTGCCACTGAAACAATGGTTGTTGCTAAAGTTCTTAGGCTGTATGCTGCTTTAG CTTTATGTGGCCATGGAGCTGTCATCCTTCTCAAGAATGACGTCTTAATGGCTAAGATTTGTGAGCTCGTGGGAACGTCCCATCCGAGTAGTACTAGGATTGAAGCGTTCAGACTCTGCCATGTTCTTTTG AGGTCTTCGAAGGGCTGTAGTCAGTTAATGACTTCACGTTGCCAGCCTATTGTTGAAGGCATAATCGATGCAATGCGTGCAAAGGATGATAAATTGTTAGTAACAGAGGGGTGTCGTACTGCACTGCTGGTCCTACGTTATGCTGGGAATCATCATCAATGCTTTTGGTCTAATGCCATCGATAAAGTATTATATAGCATTCTTACCGGTCGCTGCCTCTCCTCGCATCAAAGTGATAAAGTTTTGTGCGATGATGAGCTATTTGATATGGTTTCCAAAAACTTCATGGATATACATCCATACGTCTGGGATATACTTGGATATCTAGTGGTGCATTGCACGGAGGATCACCATCCTGTAAGGAAAGGGAAAGGTCATAGCTTGCACGCACTGATATCTTGTGCTTG CTTGCTGGCCACAGATGTTATGCGCAAAAGCAGCCCCATGACATTATCCAAAGATGTACAGGAGCCGGCTTTGAGGGCAGTTTTGATGATGCTTCTCTCTCCCAATGGATATATTCAGTATGAGGCAAATTTTAAACTTTCAGAAGGTCTTCCATATTTGGGTGATGGCTATTTGAACGTTCTATTGTCATCATTAGAATCAAATACTACGAGAAGTGTTGCCACATCTTTTGACAGTTTCAAAATTATGACCAACCTCATGAACCTAGCATGTTTGGTGCTGTCACGACCTTACCATAATCTCCTTAACAAGAGGAATCCTGTTGATGTGTTGTCCATCATTATCAAGGAATGTCtccacaataatatacatattacGAGGTCAAAAGTCACTTCCCATCTGCATTTTTGTTTTGAAGGAAGTTCATGCTGTTGCTATCTCGGTGAAGAGTGGGAGGGTGAAAACATAGTCTTATTCTACGGTCTTGTTGGGCTGTTTAATCTTCTGAGGAGCACTACTTTAGTTTGTGTTCAGTGTAagaggaagttggatgttgggatTCTGTGCCATGACTGCAGAGATCAGTATACCGAAGATTTTCTTATAGTTCTTCAATGTGCTCTAAGTCAAAGCTTGAGTTCTGGACCGAAGCTCTATATTGCACACATCCTGAGTTTGTTTGGCCTCTGCGGTTCTCCAAGCAAGTTGGGCGGGAAGATGAGTAGTGCATTAGATAATAACGATCTAGCTGATCTGGAACTTTTGCTTTCAGATGGTGAATCTATAAATGCTCACACAGCCATCATATCAGCAAGGTGTCCTAAGCTGTTGCCATCTGTAAAATATCTACTTGGCAGCGACGAAAAAGCTAAAGATGAATGGGGAAAATCAGTGTACCGAGTTCAAATGTCTGATCGTGTAGATAGCCACGCCTTGAAGAAGATTTTGGAGTACACATATACTGGTTTTGTGATGGTAGGTGATGACATTGTTAAACCAGTAAGGACACTTGCGAAGTATTGTAACCTGAAATCATTGGCAGAAATGCTTCAGAAAGAGCAACCCAGATGGAACTCCAATTATACCAGATATGATCTTACCGTTGCACTTGGACCAGTTGAGCATTCGTTCTC GGACATAATTTTGGAGGCTCAATCAAATGAGGAAATGAAGTGTGACCACGGGCCGTGCCAATTGTCAACCCCGCACGTTCATAGCCACAAAATCGTGCTGATAATGAGCTGCGATTACCTCCGGGCATTATTTCGATCCGGGATGCACGAGAG GGTTCCACTCGGGTGGCAAGCGCTGGACAAACTAGTCCAGTGGTTCTACTCGGGCGAGCTGCCGAAAGCCGCCCTCGACTGCCGGTGGAACAACCTGAGCAGCGACGGGCAGCGCTCCCACCTGAACGCCTACGCGGAGCTGTCTTCGCTTGCCGAGTTCTGGTTCCTGGAGGGGGTGAAGGAGGAGAGCCTCGAGGTGGTCTCGTCCCTCCTGGAGTCGAGCACGAGCGCCGCCGCGGTCGAGTTCGTCGCCTTCGCGGCCAACCTGGGCCAGTGGGAGATGGTCGAGGCCGGCGTCCGGAGCGTGGCGCACCTGTACCCCCGGCTGCGGGACTCGGGCCGGCTGGAGCATCTCGACGACGAGCTGCTCAACATGGTGCGGACCGAGTACGTCCGGTACTCGCAGCACGGAGGCGGGCAGAGGTGA
- the LOC123157612 gene encoding BTB/POZ domain-containing protein At1g04390 isoform X1, translating into MRPAASKAAGKEKSRRKGAGAGAGEHLLTDRVLSLRARLHDALSLGLARSDGHGAKKWQSTDAGIQSHAIKAVTAFLGCLSTEMLRLPPIKESVSDILVLLEGVLQTKNISILIQAADVSSKLVSSIGNSIRQYPILEIVSPLSCQLSAHQLPTAISCARAMNCILNSLVTARGSTHAEILETLERTNAVASIVSALQSYTPDVHPLSYLTEMISLLRTILWIWPSSRYHVWSNGNLMGKLAHFCLATETMVVAKVLRLYAALALCGHGAVILLKNDVLMAKICELVGTSHPSSTRIEAFRLCHVLLRSSKGCSQLMTSRCQPIVEGIIDAMRAKDDKLLVTEGCRTALLVLRYAGNHHQCFWSNAIDKVLYSILTGRCLSSHQSDKVLCDDELFDMVSKNFMDIHPYVWDILGYLVVHCTEDHHPVRKGKGHSLHALISCACLLATDVMRKSSPMTLSKDVQEPALRAVLMMLLSPNGYIQYEANFKLSEGLPYLGDGYLNVLLSSLESNTTRSVATSFDSFKIMTNLMNLACLVLSRPYHNLLNKRNPVDVLSIIIKECLHNNIHITRSKVTSHLHFCFEGSSCCCYLGEEWEGENIVLFYGLVGLFNLLRSTTLVCVQCKRKLDVGILCHDCRDQYTEDFLIVLQCALSQSLSSGPKLYIAHILSLFGLCGSPSKLGGKMSSALDNNDLADLELLLSDGESINAHTAIISARCPKLLPSVKYLLGSDEKAKDEWGKSVYRVQMSDRVDSHALKKILEYTYTGFVMVGDDIVKPVRTLAKYCNLKSLAEMLQKEQPRWNSNYTRYDLTVALGPVEHSFSDIILEAQSNEEMKCDHGPCQLSTPHVHSHKIVLIMSCDYLRALFRSGMHESFSDVIRVPLGWQALDKLVQWFYSGELPKAALDCRWNNLSSDGQRSHLNAYAELSSLAEFWFLEGVKEESLEVVSSLLESSTSAAAVEFVAFAANLGQWEMVEAGVRSVAHLYPRLRDSGRLEHLDDELLNMVRTEYVRYSQHGGGQR; encoded by the exons ATGCGCCCCGCGGCCTCGAAGGCGGCCGGGAAGGAGAAGAGCAGGAGgaagggcgccggcgccggcgccggagagCATCTCCTCACCGACCGCGTCCTCTCCCTCCGCGCCCGCCTGCACGACGCCCTCTCCCTCGGCCTCGCCAG GTCTGATGGCCACGGTGCAAAAAAATGGCAGTCTACTGATGCTGGAATTCAGTCTCACGCGATCAAAGCAGTGACTGCTTTTCTCGGTTGTTTGTCAACTGAAATGTTGCGGCTTCCTCCTATAAAG GAGTCAGTTTCGGATATTCTCGTACTCCTGGAAGGTGTTCTTCAGACAAAGAACATTTCAATTTTGATCCAAGCAGCAGATGTGAGCTCAAAGTTAGTTTCCAGCATAGGCAATTCGATTCGGCAATACCCAATTTTGGAGATTGTTTCGCCCCTCTCATGCCAGTTGTCGGCACACCAGTTACCTACAGCTATCTCATGTGCAAGGGCAATGAATTGCATATTGAATAGCCTAGTGACGGCGAGAGGTTCAACTCATGCAGAAATTTTGGAAACCTTGGAGAGAACCAATGCAGTTGCAAGTATTGTTTCAGCTCTGCAGAGTTACACTCCTGATGTCCATCCATTGAGTTATCTGACCGAGATGATATCACTACTAAGAACCATACTGTGGATTTGGCCTTCCTCAAGATACCATGTATGGAGTAATGGTAACCTGATGGGCAAGTTAGCACATTTCTGTCTTGCCACTGAAACAATGGTTGTTGCTAAAGTTCTTAGGCTGTATGCTGCTTTAG CTTTATGTGGCCATGGAGCTGTCATCCTTCTCAAGAATGACGTCTTAATGGCTAAGATTTGTGAGCTCGTGGGAACGTCCCATCCGAGTAGTACTAGGATTGAAGCGTTCAGACTCTGCCATGTTCTTTTG AGGTCTTCGAAGGGCTGTAGTCAGTTAATGACTTCACGTTGCCAGCCTATTGTTGAAGGCATAATCGATGCAATGCGTGCAAAGGATGATAAATTGTTAGTAACAGAGGGGTGTCGTACTGCACTGCTGGTCCTACGTTATGCTGGGAATCATCATCAATGCTTTTGGTCTAATGCCATCGATAAAGTATTATATAGCATTCTTACCGGTCGCTGCCTCTCCTCGCATCAAAGTGATAAAGTTTTGTGCGATGATGAGCTATTTGATATGGTTTCCAAAAACTTCATGGATATACATCCATACGTCTGGGATATACTTGGATATCTAGTGGTGCATTGCACGGAGGATCACCATCCTGTAAGGAAAGGGAAAGGTCATAGCTTGCACGCACTGATATCTTGTGCTTG CTTGCTGGCCACAGATGTTATGCGCAAAAGCAGCCCCATGACATTATCCAAAGATGTACAGGAGCCGGCTTTGAGGGCAGTTTTGATGATGCTTCTCTCTCCCAATGGATATATTCAGTATGAGGCAAATTTTAAACTTTCAGAAGGTCTTCCATATTTGGGTGATGGCTATTTGAACGTTCTATTGTCATCATTAGAATCAAATACTACGAGAAGTGTTGCCACATCTTTTGACAGTTTCAAAATTATGACCAACCTCATGAACCTAGCATGTTTGGTGCTGTCACGACCTTACCATAATCTCCTTAACAAGAGGAATCCTGTTGATGTGTTGTCCATCATTATCAAGGAATGTCtccacaataatatacatattacGAGGTCAAAAGTCACTTCCCATCTGCATTTTTGTTTTGAAGGAAGTTCATGCTGTTGCTATCTCGGTGAAGAGTGGGAGGGTGAAAACATAGTCTTATTCTACGGTCTTGTTGGGCTGTTTAATCTTCTGAGGAGCACTACTTTAGTTTGTGTTCAGTGTAagaggaagttggatgttgggatTCTGTGCCATGACTGCAGAGATCAGTATACCGAAGATTTTCTTATAGTTCTTCAATGTGCTCTAAGTCAAAGCTTGAGTTCTGGACCGAAGCTCTATATTGCACACATCCTGAGTTTGTTTGGCCTCTGCGGTTCTCCAAGCAAGTTGGGCGGGAAGATGAGTAGTGCATTAGATAATAACGATCTAGCTGATCTGGAACTTTTGCTTTCAGATGGTGAATCTATAAATGCTCACACAGCCATCATATCAGCAAGGTGTCCTAAGCTGTTGCCATCTGTAAAATATCTACTTGGCAGCGACGAAAAAGCTAAAGATGAATGGGGAAAATCAGTGTACCGAGTTCAAATGTCTGATCGTGTAGATAGCCACGCCTTGAAGAAGATTTTGGAGTACACATATACTGGTTTTGTGATGGTAGGTGATGACATTGTTAAACCAGTAAGGACACTTGCGAAGTATTGTAACCTGAAATCATTGGCAGAAATGCTTCAGAAAGAGCAACCCAGATGGAACTCCAATTATACCAGATATGATCTTACCGTTGCACTTGGACCAGTTGAGCATTCGTTCTC GGACATAATTTTGGAGGCTCAATCAAATGAGGAAATGAAGTGTGACCACGGGCCGTGCCAATTGTCAACCCCGCACGTTCATAGCCACAAAATCGTGCTGATAATGAGCTGCGATTACCTCCGGGCATTATTTCGATCCGGGATGCACGAGAG CTTCTCTGACGTTATTAGGGTTCCACTCGGGTGGCAAGCGCTGGACAAACTAGTCCAGTGGTTCTACTCGGGCGAGCTGCCGAAAGCCGCCCTCGACTGCCGGTGGAACAACCTGAGCAGCGACGGGCAGCGCTCCCACCTGAACGCCTACGCGGAGCTGTCTTCGCTTGCCGAGTTCTGGTTCCTGGAGGGGGTGAAGGAGGAGAGCCTCGAGGTGGTCTCGTCCCTCCTGGAGTCGAGCACGAGCGCCGCCGCGGTCGAGTTCGTCGCCTTCGCGGCCAACCTGGGCCAGTGGGAGATGGTCGAGGCCGGCGTCCGGAGCGTGGCGCACCTGTACCCCCGGCTGCGGGACTCGGGCCGGCTGGAGCATCTCGACGACGAGCTGCTCAACATGGTGCGGACCGAGTACGTCCGGTACTCGCAGCACGGAGGCGGGCAGAGGTGA
- the LOC123161926 gene encoding uncharacterized protein, with protein sequence MTSAVASSLVPAAAAAPTYGCRASFGRDAPEEAPAVVVSSASPVHPAVAAPAISKDFIDFEFSLGGGGCTTSMLPADELFADGKLLPLRRADASAAAAPEPEPAAAPRPPRLEAMPASPEPMKPIRGGTAAGAADQYVFSPKAPSCSSRWRELLGLKRAATAQSPRTPSQPQSPSPAAALAKTPGRTTTTTGSSAARSLKFLLQRSNGGRASTGTASDLASAPLLRDSSDSEASLSLASSRFSHSSSSSSSGHDHDDVNPRFSLDSAADPNPPRLRLVRSSHRHSTSSRAAHSPARRRPSPPRQDASRCLSVDSPRMNSSGKIVFQQGLERSCSSPCSLHAAARSRSMARAVDRSYSSGVRVAPVVLNVPVCSRPVFGFFKDKKESAASKDSSSLRSSSRSSTLGRKTAPTPTPQRWSGELPRPCG encoded by the coding sequence ATGACCTCCGCCGTCGCGAGTAGCCTGGTCCCTGCGGCAGCAGCCGCGCCCACGTATGGCTGCCGCGCCTCGTTCGGCCGCGATGCGCCCGAGGAGGCGCCGGCTGTCGTCGTGTCTTCTGCTTCTCCCGTGCACCCCGCCGTGGCCGCGCCCGCGATCTCCAAGGACTTCATCGACTTCGAGTTCAGCCTCGGCGGGGGCGGCTGCACCACCAGCATGCTTCCCGCGGACGAGCTCTTCGCCGACGGGAAGCTGCTCCCGCTCCGCCGGGCTGATGCTTCTGCTGCCGCCGCGCCAGAGCCGGAGCCTGCCGCCGCGCCGCGTCCGCCCCGGCTGGAGGCAATGCCGGCGTCTCCGGAGCCGATGAAGCCGATCCGCGGCGGCACGGCGGCTGGCGCTGCCGACCAGTACGTGTTCTCGCCCAAGGCGCCCAGCTGCTCGAGCCGGTGGCGCGAGCTGCTCGGGCTCAAGAGGGCGGCCACAGCCCAGAGCCCGAGGACGCCCTCGCAGCCGCAGTCGCCGTCGCCAGCGGCCGCATTGGCGAAGACTCCCGggagaacgacgacgacgacgggctcGTCGGCGGCGAGGTCGCTCAAATTCCTCCTGCAGCGGAGCAACGGCGGGCGGGCGTCCACGGGCACCGCGTCGGACCTCGCGTCGGCGCCGCTCCTCCGCGACAGCTCCGACTCGGAGGCCTCGCTCTCGCTCGCCTCCTCCCGCTTCTCGcactcctcatcctcgtcctcctccggcCACGACCACGACGATGTCAACCCGCGCTTCTCCCTCGACTCCGCCGCCGACCCCAACCCTCCCCGCCTCCGCCTGGTCCGCTCCTCCCACCGCCACTCCACCTCCAGCCGCGCGGCCCACAGCCCCGCGCGCCGCCGGCCGTCGCCGCCCAGGCAGGACGCGTCCAGGTGCCTCTCCGTGGACTCCCCGCGCATGAACTCCTCGGGCAAGATCGTGTTCCAGCAGGGCCTGGAGCGCAGCTGCAGCTCCCCGTGCAGCCTGCACGCGGCGGCGAGGTCGCGGTCCATGGCCCGTGCCGTCGACCGGTCCTACTCGTCCGGCGTCCGCGTGGCGCCCGTGGTGCTCAACGTGCCGGTCTGCTCGCGGCCGGTGTTCGGCTTCTTCAAGGACAAgaaggagtcggcagccagcaagGACTCGTCGTCTCTGAGGTCGTCGTCGCGGTCGTCGACCCTGGGCCGGaagacggcgccgacgccgacgccgcagCGGTGGAGCGGCGAGCTGCCGAGGCCCTGCGGGTGA